From the Ilumatobacteraceae bacterium genome, the window CCCGGTACCGATCATCGTGCTACCGGCGTCGTTGTCCTCGAGGAAGTTCTCGGGAACGACGTAGCCGGCCGAGTTGCCGAGTTCCTTGAGGAACGTGGCGCTCGGTTGGCTGAGCACGATCTCCACTGTGGTGTCGTCCAGCGCCTCGACGCTCGAAACGATGAGGTGCGGAGCGCTCAACTTGCTGAGCGGCGACTCGGCGTTCTTGAGCATCGAATACACCACGTCGGCCGAATCGAGCTCCGAACCATCGTGGAACATTGCTTCCCGGATCGTGAAGGTGTAGCTCAGGCCGTCGTCGCTGATCGACCAATCCTCCGCGAGCATCGGCACGATGCTCCCATCGGGCTTGACCTCGACCAACGTCTCTTGGACGTTGTAGAAGGTCGGAACACGCAGAGCGTTGGCGCCGACTTCCCAGTAGTTCCAGCTCGCCGGCTCCTGCGGGAGTGTGGCGATGAGGGTCGTGGACTTGCCGTCATCCGACGATTCCGAATCGTCGCCTCCGCTCGGTTCTGCTGCTGGCTCGGAGGCCTCGCCGTCGTCCGCAGTGTCGGTCGCCTCCTCGGCGGTATCCGGCTCGTCGGCGGCGTCGTCGTCGCCTCCGCACGATGCGGCAATGAGCGCCACGCTCATCAGCAGCGCGACGGATCTTCCCCGACGCACTCCTGTTCCGTACCTCAATGTTTGCAACACGATCTTGCCCCCTAGATGTGATGACCGGGAACGTTGTCCCTGGCGGGATGGGATTGTTGGTCCGCTGAATAGGTGAGCCCTCCGAGCGAGGCTGTGTGTCTTCGACAACGCACACCACTCGCAAGGAGAGCTCGATGGGACACGCTAGAACCCAACACCCGAACGCGTCACTGACACCGCTCGGTCGCCGCAAGATGATTGCCTGTGTGATCGATCGGGGCTGGACGATCGAAGCCACTGCGGAACGGTTCCAGGTCGACGCGAAGACAGTTCGGAAGTGGCGGGACCGGTTCGTCGCCGAAGGGTCGTCGGGTTTGTTGGATCGTTCGTCGCGGCCGCACCGTTCTCCGAGCGCAACACCTGATGATTGTCGGCGGCGGATCATCGAGCTGCGTCAACAGCATCGGTGGGGTGCTGCCCACATCGGGTTCGAGGTTGGTCGGGCCAGTTCCACGGTGCAGAAGATCCTCATCGCCGAGGGTCTTGGCCGGCTCGACTCCGGTGATCGTGCCACCAAGGACTCGGTCGTGCGCTATCAGCGCGATCGGCCCGGTGAGCTGGTCCACGTCGACGTCAAGAAACTCGCTGGCATCCCCGACGGTGGCGGTTGGCGAATCCACGGCAAAGGCAACGCCCCCACGGCGAAACGGTCAACTACCGGTTACAGGTTCCTGCACTCGGCGCTCGATGACCGCACCCGCCTCGTCTACTCCGAGATCCACGCCAACGAACAAGCCGTCACCGCCGTCGCCTTCTGGCACCGAGCGAACACCTGGTTCAACGCTCACGGCATCACCGTCGAACGAGTGCTGACCGACAACGGGTCCTGCTACAAGAGTCACCTGTGGCGAGACACGCTGCTCGCTGCCGGGATCACCCCGAAACGGACACGACCGTTCCGACCCCAGACCAACGGCA encodes:
- a CDS encoding IS481 family transposase, with amino-acid sequence MGHARTQHPNASLTPLGRRKMIACVIDRGWTIEATAERFQVDAKTVRKWRDRFVAEGSSGLLDRSSRPHRSPSATPDDCRRRIIELRQQHRWGAAHIGFEVGRASSTVQKILIAEGLGRLDSGDRATKDSVVRYQRDRPGELVHVDVKKLAGIPDGGGWRIHGKGNAPTAKRSTTGYRFLHSALDDRTRLVYSEIHANEQAVTAVAFWHRANTWFNAHGITVERVLTDNGSCYKSHLWRDTLLAAGITPKRTRPFRPQTNGKIERFHRILLEEWAYIRDWHSDDERSVEYDHFVHFYNHHRAHGALGWSTPIDTLKDNVPVMHT